One window of the Halobacteriovorax sp. JY17 genome contains the following:
- a CDS encoding peptidylprolyl isomerase produces the protein MLRKTLALTSVLLLSTATLGAKDPIVATVDGVGIKKSELEKTYQENLMFVSDKRVTREKVLNDIINRNLGIKRAKKGNLDKDPIVKQKMEDIMYHAQISKDLEPRLKKIVVTDTDVDKYYKDHQEYRTAHILFRVRTNPEKEENEAALNQALKVYNTLKTKPDLFSELANKFSQSSTAPNGGDMGFQPAIRLAPEYFNAIKGKSDNFITPPVKTQFGYHIIKVMAVKSVKSINNALYKKIVYDQKRDAILDNYFRELRAKSNVKINEEYLK, from the coding sequence ATGCTAAGAAAAACACTCGCTTTAACTTCTGTACTATTACTATCAACTGCAACACTAGGTGCGAAAGACCCAATTGTGGCAACAGTTGATGGGGTCGGTATTAAGAAATCAGAACTTGAAAAAACTTACCAAGAAAACTTAATGTTTGTTTCAGACAAGAGAGTTACAAGGGAAAAAGTTTTAAACGATATTATAAATCGTAATCTTGGAATCAAAAGAGCTAAGAAAGGTAATCTTGATAAAGATCCAATCGTTAAGCAAAAGATGGAAGATATTATGTACCATGCTCAAATCTCAAAGGATTTAGAGCCAAGACTCAAGAAAATTGTTGTAACTGACACTGATGTGGATAAGTACTATAAAGATCACCAAGAATATAGAACAGCTCATATTCTTTTTAGAGTTAGAACAAATCCAGAAAAAGAAGAAAATGAAGCGGCCCTTAACCAGGCCCTTAAGGTTTATAATACTTTAAAAACTAAGCCTGACCTCTTTTCTGAACTTGCCAATAAATTTTCTCAAAGTAGTACTGCTCCAAATGGGGGAGATATGGGATTCCAGCCAGCGATTAGATTGGCTCCCGAATACTTTAATGCTATTAAAGGAAAGAGCGACAATTTCATCACTCCTCCAGTAAAAACTCAATTTGGTTACCACATTATTAAGGTAATGGCGGTTAAGAGCGTAAAAAGTATAAATAATGCCCTTTATAAGAAAATTGTCTATGACCAAAAGCGTGACGCTATACTAGATAATTACTTCAGAGAGTTGCGCGCAAAATCAAATGTTAAAATAAACGAAGAATACCTTAAATAA
- the mfd gene encoding transcription-repair coupling factor, with amino-acid sequence MIFESVITKINSWHNSNTDNLHITGLNSAQFSFIINECEKDMDFVKKNSFVFICDSIDQAENLHESFKASRITKKLLFFPGHDLSPYSEAVSSQRALFERFKVLSFLTSIKENETFILISTFESFSLRIPPREFFKEQNFKIEVSDIIPPSELAAKLVSLGYSSSPSIEEPGTFSSKGEIFDIYTVDSTPLRIHYFDDMIEEIFLIDLETQKSKKESKLEFINITPTPQIFGMQDSFAHKLRENIPMPSTAQKNRFSKRKEIFSSLSDNYLFDNYAAFAPLFFEESEVLLDYLPTNSIKVLFNDVEFSRAYSEFFEQLRIEFELEWQNLDNDNLLPEPIKLYDTLLEKTLEKTPHISIDDLNFANVIRDDLKNTIELKVLPSTGYLNQSINPSLNKPEYTKAMFEFLINEFRSSGEIYFSYEHDNSKNEFFHLMEVFKLDPNLKKRFHFTKSKLSQGFFYEREKTLILSEADIFSTKLRKTKTIKKVSVDVFAEQLATLKKGDYVIHNEHGVGVYEGLESLDIGGSMSDYIVLIYKGNDKVYVPVYKMNQIQKHADGNATVTTDSLRTNKFATLKSKARNSAKKLAFDLLKLQAERQSSAGYAFSPPEQEYRDFEMAFPFQETPDQSNAINEVIESMQKPIAMDHLVCGDVGFGKTEVAMRAAFKAVLDRKQVCILVPTTVLALQHYNSFVKRFNKFPVEIEFLSRFKSPKQTKEVLEKLQDGKIDILIGTHKLLSSTVKYKDLGLVIVDEEQRFGVGHKEKLKLLKANVDFLTLTATPIPRTLQLSFLGIREMSLIQTAPPRRQSIKSYLIKEDDLTLQTAIKKELNRGGQVFIVHNKVSDIDHFSNYIQELVPEAKIVYAHGQMSEKELEQKMSAFYNGTYQILISTTIIESGIDIPNANTMIIDRADNYGLAQLHQLRGRIGRSDKKAYAYFVIPKHKPISEIAQRRLKALQTYADMGSGFNIATCDLEIRGAGDILGAEQSGQIDNVGLELYMQLLKEAIQELRGEKKLIKQDVEVKTPFPSYIPANYIKDSSERLKQYKRLSNCDELETLFDIKDEFVDVYGAIPEELENLFTTLEVRMTLIDASLKTIQVGGRLATLSFDKKYVEENTELRNRMLDFFLSRPRTYQLTPDFKVIYTHKSELTQSDFLKFSKELAEKILPR; translated from the coding sequence ATGATTTTTGAATCGGTCATCACAAAAATTAACTCTTGGCACAATTCTAATACGGATAATCTACACATAACAGGATTAAACAGTGCGCAATTTTCATTCATAATTAATGAATGTGAAAAAGACATGGATTTTGTAAAGAAAAATAGTTTTGTCTTTATTTGTGACTCAATCGATCAAGCTGAGAATCTACATGAAAGCTTCAAGGCCTCAAGGATTACTAAGAAATTACTTTTCTTTCCTGGCCATGATTTGAGTCCGTACTCAGAAGCTGTAAGCTCACAACGTGCTCTTTTTGAAAGGTTTAAAGTTTTAAGTTTTTTAACTTCCATTAAAGAAAATGAAACCTTTATTCTAATTTCAACGTTCGAATCTTTCTCTCTTCGTATTCCTCCTAGAGAGTTCTTTAAAGAACAAAATTTTAAAATAGAAGTTTCCGACATCATTCCCCCAAGCGAACTTGCGGCTAAGCTCGTCTCTCTTGGCTATAGTTCTTCACCAAGTATTGAAGAGCCAGGAACCTTTTCCTCCAAGGGAGAAATTTTTGATATCTATACTGTTGATTCAACACCTTTAAGAATTCATTACTTTGACGATATGATTGAAGAGATTTTTCTAATTGATCTAGAGACTCAAAAGTCAAAGAAAGAAAGTAAGCTAGAATTTATAAATATAACTCCAACTCCTCAAATATTTGGAATGCAAGACTCTTTTGCTCACAAGCTCAGAGAAAATATTCCTATGCCAAGTACCGCGCAAAAGAACCGCTTTAGCAAGAGAAAGGAAATTTTTTCTTCACTATCAGATAACTACTTATTTGATAATTACGCTGCCTTTGCTCCACTTTTCTTTGAAGAGAGCGAAGTTCTTCTCGATTATCTTCCTACCAATTCTATCAAAGTTCTTTTTAATGACGTTGAGTTTTCGAGGGCCTATAGCGAATTCTTTGAGCAACTAAGAATTGAATTTGAACTTGAATGGCAAAACCTAGATAATGATAATTTACTTCCAGAGCCAATCAAACTTTATGACACATTATTAGAGAAGACTCTGGAGAAAACTCCACATATTTCTATAGACGATTTAAATTTTGCCAATGTAATTCGTGACGATTTAAAGAATACAATTGAGCTCAAAGTTCTTCCATCTACAGGATATCTCAATCAGTCAATTAACCCCTCTTTGAATAAGCCTGAATACACAAAAGCTATGTTTGAGTTCTTGATTAATGAATTTAGATCAAGTGGTGAAATTTATTTTTCATATGAACATGATAATTCTAAGAATGAATTCTTTCACTTAATGGAAGTATTCAAACTCGATCCAAATTTAAAAAAGAGATTTCATTTTACGAAATCAAAACTATCGCAAGGCTTTTTCTACGAAAGAGAGAAAACTCTTATTCTATCTGAAGCTGATATTTTCAGTACGAAGCTTAGAAAGACAAAGACAATTAAGAAAGTTAGTGTTGACGTTTTTGCAGAACAGTTAGCAACCCTTAAAAAGGGTGATTATGTCATACATAATGAACATGGTGTCGGAGTTTATGAAGGTTTAGAATCACTTGATATTGGTGGCTCGATGTCTGACTATATTGTTTTAATTTATAAAGGTAACGATAAGGTTTACGTTCCTGTTTATAAAATGAATCAGATTCAAAAACACGCTGATGGAAATGCTACCGTCACAACAGATAGTCTTCGAACAAATAAATTTGCTACTTTAAAATCAAAAGCGAGAAATTCAGCAAAGAAGCTTGCTTTTGATTTATTAAAGCTTCAGGCCGAAAGACAATCCTCAGCAGGCTATGCTTTTAGCCCTCCAGAACAGGAGTACAGAGACTTTGAGATGGCCTTTCCATTTCAAGAAACTCCTGATCAGTCAAATGCGATTAATGAAGTTATTGAATCGATGCAAAAACCAATTGCCATGGATCATCTAGTATGTGGCGATGTTGGTTTTGGAAAAACGGAAGTTGCAATGAGAGCTGCCTTTAAAGCAGTTCTAGATAGAAAACAGGTTTGTATACTTGTTCCAACAACCGTTCTAGCTCTTCAACATTATAATTCTTTTGTAAAAAGGTTTAATAAATTTCCTGTCGAGATTGAATTTCTTTCTCGCTTCAAATCTCCTAAACAAACTAAAGAAGTATTGGAAAAGCTACAAGATGGTAAAATTGATATCTTAATTGGTACTCATAAATTACTAAGCTCAACTGTAAAATATAAGGATCTAGGACTAGTCATTGTTGATGAAGAACAACGCTTTGGAGTTGGACATAAAGAAAAGTTAAAACTTTTAAAAGCGAACGTAGACTTTCTAACTCTGACTGCGACACCAATTCCTAGAACTCTTCAATTATCTTTTCTTGGAATTAGGGAAATGTCACTTATTCAAACGGCTCCACCAAGAAGACAAAGTATTAAGTCTTATCTCATTAAGGAAGATGACCTCACTCTACAAACAGCGATTAAGAAAGAGCTAAATAGGGGAGGGCAAGTTTTCATTGTTCACAATAAAGTAAGCGATATAGATCATTTTTCAAATTATATTCAAGAACTCGTTCCCGAAGCAAAGATTGTATATGCTCACGGACAAATGTCTGAAAAAGAACTCGAGCAAAAAATGAGTGCTTTCTATAATGGTACTTATCAAATACTAATTTCTACAACAATCATTGAATCAGGAATTGATATTCCCAATGCAAATACAATGATTATTGATAGGGCCGATAATTATGGACTTGCTCAACTTCATCAACTAAGAGGAAGAATTGGAAGATCAGACAAGAAGGCCTACGCTTATTTTGTTATTCCAAAGCATAAGCCAATATCAGAAATTGCTCAGAGAAGATTGAAGGCACTGCAAACATACGCTGATATGGGATCGGGGTTTAATATTGCCACTTGCGATTTAGAAATTAGAGGCGCTGGAGATATTCTAGGGGCAGAGCAATCTGGTCAAATCGATAATGTTGGTCTTGAGCTTTATATGCAACTTCTTAAAGAGGCCATTCAAGAGCTTCGTGGTGAAAAGAAATTAATTAAACAAGATGTCGAAGTTAAAACTCCTTTTCCAAGTTATATTCCTGCTAATTATATTAAAGATTCAAGCGAGAGACTTAAGCAATACAAGAGGCTTTCAAACTGCGATGAACTTGAAACCCTCTTTGATATAAAAGATGAATTTGTAGATGTTTACGGAGCAATACCTGAGGAATTAGAGAATCTATTCACTACATTAGAAGTTAGAATGACTCTCATTGATGCATCTCTAAAAACAATACAAGTTGGCGGAAGATTGGCCACCCTAAGTTTTGATAAAAAGTATGTTGAGGAAAATACTGAGCTTAGAAATCGTATGCTCGACTTCTTCTTATCAAGGCCTAGAACTTATCAGCTAACACCAGACTTTAAAGTCATTTACACGCATAAAAGCGAACTAACTCAGAGTGATTTCCTCAAGTTTTCTAAAGAATTAGCTGAGAAAATTCTTCCCCGTTGA
- a CDS encoding NADH-quinone oxidoreductase subunit A has product MSSFNLDVYMPVLILVAFAVIMVVGVLVVGILVRPNNPNDLKLSAYECGEEAVGTAWSNFNIRFYVIALIFIIFDVEGALMFPVAVVFKKFNEMGEGTVVLASLLLFISILIEGVVYCWKKGDLDWVRSYQTPEAEKKEVN; this is encoded by the coding sequence ATGTCGTCATTCAATCTAGACGTCTACATGCCTGTACTAATCCTCGTGGCCTTTGCCGTCATTATGGTAGTCGGAGTTTTAGTAGTAGGTATTTTAGTAAGACCTAACAATCCTAATGATCTCAAGTTATCCGCATATGAATGTGGTGAAGAGGCCGTAGGAACTGCTTGGTCCAACTTTAACATTCGATTCTATGTAATCGCACTTATCTTTATCATCTTTGATGTTGAAGGTGCACTTATGTTTCCAGTCGCTGTTGTCTTTAAGAAGTTTAATGAAATGGGTGAAGGAACAGTGGTTCTGGCCAGTTTACTATTATTCATTTCTATCTTAATTGAAGGTGTTGTTTATTGCTGGAAAAAAGGCGATCTGGACTGGGTAAGAAGTTATCAAACACCTGAAGCAGAAAAGAAAGAGGTTAACTAA
- the nuoH gene encoding NADH-quinone oxidoreductase subunit NuoH codes for MNSSIVSFFADNLGFEATSFYAFLIYGFACFIVVNVCAVIGGLGTYAERKISADLQMRHGPNRVGPFGILQFLADGVKLVLKEVIIPTQSDRFLFLIAPLLCMVGVFATLAVVPFSSGFILSDLNIGIFYILGVSSLVGVGIFLGGYSSNSKWAMLGGMRGAAQIISYEVPVTLCILSIVVMAGGLSMTTLVEGQGGLPHQWYIFHNPFTFIGFFIFFIGILAETNRAPFDLPEAESELVSGYHTEYSGMAFSFFALAEYVEVFVVCGVAAALYLGGYKVPFDLGNGVLISEITGAPKIVSNGIGQMLQIGSFFTKTFALYYVVIWVRWTLPRLRIDQLVALCWKYLTPICIFNLIAIATWMWAFEGQSVYELFTTWLHSLSAGGGH; via the coding sequence ATGAATAGCAGTATCGTTAGTTTTTTTGCAGATAATTTAGGCTTTGAGGCGACGTCATTTTATGCATTTCTAATTTATGGTTTTGCTTGTTTTATAGTTGTAAATGTTTGCGCTGTAATTGGTGGTTTAGGAACATACGCAGAAAGAAAAATTTCAGCGGATCTTCAAATGAGACATGGACCAAATAGAGTTGGACCATTTGGGATTCTTCAGTTTCTTGCGGATGGTGTAAAGCTTGTGCTTAAAGAAGTTATTATTCCAACACAATCAGATAGATTTCTCTTCTTGATTGCACCTCTACTTTGTATGGTTGGAGTATTTGCAACTCTGGCAGTAGTTCCGTTCTCTAGTGGATTTATTCTTTCAGATTTAAATATTGGTATCTTCTACATTCTTGGTGTTTCATCGCTTGTAGGAGTTGGAATTTTTCTTGGTGGTTATTCTTCAAATTCTAAGTGGGCAATGCTTGGTGGAATGAGAGGTGCAGCTCAAATTATTTCTTACGAAGTTCCAGTAACTCTTTGTATTCTTTCTATCGTTGTAATGGCCGGTGGTCTTTCAATGACAACGTTAGTTGAAGGTCAAGGCGGACTTCCACACCAATGGTATATTTTTCATAACCCTTTTACTTTTATTGGGTTCTTCATTTTCTTTATTGGTATCTTAGCTGAAACAAATAGAGCTCCTTTTGATTTACCCGAAGCGGAATCAGAGCTTGTTTCTGGTTATCATACAGAATATTCAGGTATGGCCTTCTCGTTTTTCGCATTAGCAGAATATGTAGAAGTATTCGTTGTTTGCGGTGTTGCAGCAGCTCTTTACCTTGGTGGTTACAAGGTTCCATTTGATTTAGGCAATGGGGTTTTAATTTCTGAAATTACTGGGGCGCCTAAAATTGTAAGCAACGGTATTGGTCAAATGCTTCAAATTGGTTCATTTTTTACAAAGACATTTGCTCTTTACTACGTTGTTATCTGGGTTAGATGGACATTACCAAGACTTAGAATCGATCAGCTAGTAGCACTTTGTTGGAAGTACTTAACACCAATTTGTATTTTTAACTTAATTGCAATTGCTACTTGGATGTGGGCTTTTGAAGGTCAATCTGTATACGAATTATTTACTACATGGCTTCACTCCTTGAGTGCTGGCGGTGGTCACTAA
- a CDS encoding NADH-quinone oxidoreductase subunit J gives MFINIMFILSALLALAGAYGVVASKNIMHACVYLLASLFGVAGLYATLGADFLAATQMVVYAGGVVILMLFAVMLTGGHSEAVNKFGINKIPSMGTVRTFIIGTLSALVLGSATFKIIAGMTKHVQGELPAFTSSVEKIGVLLLTDHILAFEISSVLLLGALVGAAVISRPRKQ, from the coding sequence ATGTTTATTAATATCATGTTCATTCTATCTGCCCTATTAGCTCTTGCTGGAGCATATGGTGTGGTAGCAAGTAAAAACATTATGCACGCTTGTGTATATTTATTAGCAAGTCTTTTTGGTGTAGCTGGTTTATACGCAACTCTTGGAGCGGATTTCTTAGCTGCAACTCAGATGGTTGTTTATGCTGGTGGAGTTGTTATCTTAATGCTTTTCGCAGTAATGCTAACAGGTGGACATAGCGAAGCAGTTAATAAGTTCGGAATAAATAAAATTCCTTCTATGGGAACAGTTAGAACTTTCATTATAGGTACTCTATCTGCTCTAGTTTTAGGTTCTGCAACTTTTAAAATCATTGCAGGAATGACTAAGCATGTTCAAGGGGAGCTTCCTGCTTTTACATCTTCAGTTGAGAAGATTGGAGTTCTACTTTTAACAGATCATATTTTAGCATTTGAAATTTCATCAGTATTACTGCTTGGTGCTCTTGTTGGAGCTGCGGTAATTTCTAGACCAAGGAAACAATAA
- the nuoK gene encoding NADH-quinone oxidoreductase subunit NuoK, protein MVSLPSFLVVSLILFLAGITVMIARKNVIAILLGIELILNAAALNFAAYTRFINNNLDGHIMSLFIIVIAAAEAAVGLAIVIRFYQIRESIHIDDATQLQS, encoded by the coding sequence ATGGTATCACTTCCATCATTCTTAGTTGTTTCACTAATTCTCTTTCTCGCTGGTATTACAGTGATGATTGCAAGAAAGAACGTGATTGCAATTTTACTAGGTATTGAATTGATTCTTAATGCTGCAGCATTAAATTTTGCGGCCTATACAAGATTTATAAATAACAATCTTGATGGTCACATTATGTCATTGTTCATCATTGTTATTGCAGCGGCTGAAGCAGCTGTTGGATTAGCAATTGTTATTAGATTCTATCAAATTAGAGAAAGTATCCATATTGATGATGCTACTCAATTACAAAGCTAA